The following proteins are co-located in the Candidatus Methylomirabilota bacterium genome:
- a CDS encoding PilZ domain-containing protein, translating to MKKRLGQVSRTKLEDICVSIREIKGTPHVDLRIYRRSARLGGDGVGGMEGIAVPLNLLPDLLRVLDESQERLAQEMLRRPRSHAKVTKIEADEPEYDSNGNNNVAPPRRLLGDRRGRRVPLRVPIECRHWPAVDYYTVTGETEDVSVGGAQIWLPERFPLLSPVAVSMNIAGRLFQLLAEIVGVGVRQRHGRYRHSLRWLGLNAQAKAALSQVIPGI from the coding sequence GTGAAAAAGAGACTCGGCCAGGTGAGCCGGACTAAGCTTGAGGATATTTGTGTGTCCATCCGGGAGATCAAAGGGACGCCACATGTGGATCTCCGGATCTACCGTCGCTCCGCGCGCCTTGGTGGGGATGGCGTGGGAGGAATGGAAGGGATCGCCGTGCCGCTTAACTTGCTCCCGGACCTGCTCCGCGTGCTGGATGAGTCCCAGGAGAGACTCGCCCAGGAGATGCTGAGACGTCCGCGGTCACATGCCAAGGTGACGAAAATCGAGGCGGATGAGCCGGAATACGACAGTAATGGAAATAATAATGTAGCACCACCACGCCGCCTCCTTGGTGACCGGCGAGGGCGCCGCGTCCCACTCAGAGTGCCTATCGAATGTCGCCACTGGCCAGCCGTGGACTACTATACGGTGACCGGCGAGACCGAAGATGTGAGTGTTGGTGGCGCGCAGATCTGGCTCCCCGAACGCTTTCCCCTCCTTAGTCCGGTCGCGGTCTCCATGAATATCGCGGGGCGGCTATTTCAACTCTTGGCAGAAATCGTGGGGGTCGGAGTGCGTCAGCGGCACGGAAGATACCGACATAGCCTCCGCTGGCTAGGCCTGAACGCACAGGCAAAGGCTGCTCTGTCACAGGTGATTCCCGGCATTTGA